The following proteins come from a genomic window of Sphaerisporangium rubeum:
- a CDS encoding AI-2E family transporter, with the protein MKERAVPRALIVLLTGAAAIVILAGIQAVSSIVGPLVLALVLTVAVDPIRDRLARRGAPHWLVVAVPFTVVMVVLFAMVGVLTVAVAQLAALVPDYGPQFARLTQDMQRLAAEFGVAPELSKAIQSLDPGKILTFAQALLTSLIGVLSGLLLIVILLLAMSLDAPIVSRVLDAAAAERPAFVAALGTFAHRVRRYLLVSTIFGIICSVLDVAALYVLGVPLPLLWGVLALITNYIPNIGFVIGLVPPALLALLTGGVRSMILVIVAYMVINLVVQSFIQPKFLGDAVGLTTTVTLLSLIVWATVLGPLGALLAIPLTLLTRALLIDSDPAARWSGALVSGEIPKAREPSSPEG; encoded by the coding sequence GTGAAAGAACGAGCGGTACCCCGGGCCCTGATCGTGCTGCTCACCGGTGCGGCCGCCATCGTGATCCTCGCGGGGATCCAGGCGGTGAGCTCCATCGTGGGGCCGCTTGTGCTCGCGCTCGTGCTGACGGTCGCGGTCGATCCGATCCGTGACCGGCTCGCTCGCCGGGGTGCGCCGCATTGGCTGGTGGTCGCGGTGCCGTTCACGGTGGTCATGGTGGTGTTGTTCGCCATGGTCGGTGTGCTGACGGTGGCGGTGGCGCAGCTGGCGGCGCTGGTGCCGGACTACGGTCCGCAGTTCGCTCGGCTGACGCAGGACATGCAGAGGCTGGCGGCCGAGTTCGGGGTGGCGCCTGAGCTCAGCAAGGCGATCCAGTCGCTCGACCCCGGCAAGATCTTGACGTTCGCTCAGGCACTGCTGACCAGTCTGATCGGAGTGCTGTCGGGACTGCTGCTCATCGTGATCCTGCTGCTGGCGATGAGCCTGGACGCGCCGATCGTGTCACGGGTGCTCGACGCGGCGGCGGCGGAGCGGCCGGCGTTCGTGGCGGCGCTCGGCACGTTCGCGCACCGGGTGCGGCGCTATCTGCTGGTGTCCACGATTTTCGGGATCATCTGCTCGGTGCTCGATGTGGCGGCGCTGTACGTCCTCGGTGTGCCGCTGCCTCTGCTGTGGGGGGTGCTCGCGCTGATCACCAACTACATCCCCAACATCGGGTTCGTGATCGGCCTGGTCCCGCCGGCGTTGCTCGCGTTGCTGACCGGCGGGGTCCGGTCGATGATCCTGGTGATCGTGGCGTACATGGTGATCAACTTGGTGGTGCAGTCCTTCATCCAGCCGAAGTTCCTCGGCGACGCGGTGGGGCTGACCACGACGGTGACGCTGTTGTCGTTGATCGTCTGGGCCACGGTGCTCGGGCCGCTCGGCGCGTTGCTCGCCATTCCGCTGACGCTGCTGACCCGTGCGTTGCTCATCGACAGTGATCCGGCCGCCAGGTGGTCGGGAGCGCTGGTCTCGGGGGAGATTCCGAAGGCCCGGGAACCG